A region of Amblyraja radiata isolate CabotCenter1 chromosome 22, sAmbRad1.1.pri, whole genome shotgun sequence DNA encodes the following proteins:
- the anks3 gene encoding ankyrin repeat and SAM domain-containing protein 3 isoform X3: MYASYIGHDTIVHLLLEAGVDVNTTTERGQSALMLAASCGNESIAYFLLQQKAELEMKDDRGWTALFHCTSTGHQQMVKFLLDNGADTNLKEPVHGFTPLMEAAASGHEIIVQSLLNHDVRVDIKDDNGDTAHSLALMCGYVKIASLIGLHTAPLHKSVRRDTGMEEDFSSSDEFSPFHLPQPQARHPQSRRNKGPSIHDGPQALAHITRLEAGRWARQYDSLPPQGYVTFKNNQDEDDGNIRNRDVTSPINEHDVESNSSKEENPFGITDAVTTRRSSGSSSDGLARALGVSREGSLESNEDSDQPNSSGNKRHLRSRRGQGRSSESSLCRDSDIATTPSSQPLKASEEGDRNHGPQDLPEFLEQIGCLKYLHILEEQDVDLRIFLTLTDSDLKEVGITLFGPKRKMTAAIARWHSNALPLSNSLEQDYADRLETEMQEMAIQLHKKCEEVELLTGRVSQEQELRAVVEGVLMEDKIAWKRQQKQLEEMQEVCGETMVLLEQVRACQSELLHRLSDSTAQRRSTEARKPPARTQEEDLADWASVLGSLGSLELGATLKKSTLEMGKAVQRVEKNLETLLSAEMKRTEWGQNADI, translated from the exons CTGGCAGCGAGTTGTGGCAACGAGAGCATTGCCTACTTCCTGCTTCAG CAAAAGGCTGAACTGGAGATGAAGGATGACCGTGGCTGGACTGCCCTGTTCCACTGCACCAGCACTGGGCACCAACAGATGGTCAAGTTCCTTCTGGACAATGGGGCGGATACAAACTTAAA AGAGCCCGTGCATGGATTTACACCGCtgatggaagccgcggcctcgggTCACGAGATCATCGTGCAGTCCCTCCTGAACCAC GATGTTCGTGTGGATATCAAGGATGACAATGGGGACACAGCCCACTCCTTGGCTCTGATGTGTGGATACGTGAAGATAGCCAGTCTCATTGGCCTGCACACTGCGCCGCTGCACAAATCGGTGCGCAGGGATACCG GAATGGAAGAAGACTTCAGTTCCTCTGACGAGTTCTCCCCGTTCCATCTCCCTCAGCCGCAAGCTCGGCACCCGCAGTCTCGGAGAAACAAAGGTCCCAGTATTCACGATGGGCCGCAGGCACTAGCCCACATCACCCGGCTGGAAGCTGGGCGATGGGCGCGGCAGTACG ACTCACTCCCACCTCAAGGGTATGTCACGTTCAAAAACAACCAGGATGAAGATGACGGGAATATCCGGAACCGAGATGTCACCTCCCCGATTAATGAGCACGATGTTGAGAGCAACAGCAGCAAAG AGGAGAATCCTTTTGGCATCACCGACGCCGTGACCACCCGGAGGAGCAGCGGCAGCAGTAGCGACGGACTGGCGAGGGCCCTCGGGGTCAGCCGCGAGGGGTCCCTGGAGAGCAACGAG GATTCAGATCAGCCGAATAGCAGCGGCAACAAAAGGCACCTGCGAAGCCGCAGAGGCCAAGGGAGGAGCAGCGAGAGCTCGCTGTGCAGGGACAGCGACATTGCCACCACTCCCAGCTCACAGCCACTGAAGGCATCTGAAGAGGGGGACAGGAATCATGGACCACAG GATCTGCCGGAGTTCCTGGAGCAGATCGGATGCCTGAAGTATCTGCACATCCTGGAGGAGCAGGACGTAGACCTGCGGATATTCCTCACGCTGACCGACAGCGACCTGAAGGAAGTGGGCATCAC GTTGTTTGGGCCGAAGAGGAAGATGACGGCGGCGATCGCTCGCTGGCACAGCAATGCCTTGCCCCTCAGCAACAGCCTGGAGCAAGACTACGCAGACCGGCTGGAGACTGAGATGCAGGAAATGGCCATCCAGCTGCACAAG AAGTGTGAAGAAGTGGAGCTGTTAACCGGGCGAGTATCTCAGGAACAGGAGCTGCGGGCTGTGGTGGAAGGGGTTTTAATGGAAGACAAAATAGCCTGGAAGAGGCAACAGAAGCAGctggaggagatgcaggaagtCTGTGGCGAGACAATGGTCCTCCTCGAACAAGTCAG AGCCTGCCAGTCTGAACTGCTGCACCGACTCAGCGACAGCACTGCACAGCGCAGGAGCACAGAGGCTCGGAAACCGCCGGCACGCACACAGGAAG AGGACCTGGCTGACTGGGCGTCTGTGCTGGGCTCACTGGGCTCGCTGGAGCTCGGCGCAACACTGAAGAAATCCACGTTGGAAATGG GTAAAGCTGTGCAGAGAGTTGAAAAGAACCTGGAAACCCTGCTGAGTGCAGAAATGAAGAGGACAGAGTGGGGTCAGAATGCCGACATCTGA